A stretch of the Medicago truncatula cultivar Jemalong A17 chromosome 5, MtrunA17r5.0-ANR, whole genome shotgun sequence genome encodes the following:
- the LOC11405426 gene encoding 60S ribosomal protein L9: MKTILSSETMDIPDGVSIKIHAKLIEVEGPRGKLVRDFKHLNLDFQLITDEEGKKKLKVEAWFGSRKTSAAIRTALSHVDNLITGVTKGYRYKMRFVYAHFPINASITNTNSAIEIRNFLGEKKVRKVEMLNGVTILRSEKVKDELILDGNDIELVSRSCALINQKCHVKKKDIRKFLDGIYVSERGTIAEE, from the exons ATGAAAACCATCCTCTCTTCCGAAACAATGGACATTCCCGACGGAGTAAGCATCAAAATCCATGCCAAACTCATCGAGGTTGAAGGTCCACGAGGCAAATTGGTGCGAGATTTCAAGCATTTGAATCTCGATTTTCAGCTAATTACAGATGAAGAGGGGAAGAAGAAGCTAAAGGTTGAAGCTTGGTTTGGATCTAGGAAAACCTCTGCTGCTATTCGAACTGCTCTTAGTCATGTTGATAATCTCATCACTGGTGTTACTAAGGGTTACCGTTACAAGATGCGTTTTGTATATGCACATTTTCCCATCAATGCTAGTATTACGAATACCAATTCTGCTATTGAGATTCGTAACTTCCTTGGTGAAAAAAAG GTGAGAAAAGTTGAAATGCTTAACGGAGTCACTATCCTTCGATCTgaaaaggtgaaggatgagTTGATTTTGGACGGAAATGACATTGAGCTTGTCTCCAGATCTTGTGCCCTTATTAACCAG AAATGTCATGTTAAGAAGAAAGATATCCGGAAGTTCCTTGATGGTATCTATGTTAGCGAGAGGGGAACCATTGCTGAAGAATAG
- the LOC11405427 gene encoding WAT1-related protein At1g09380, with protein MGNTERIESMKEWFKSSQALLSMLLVQIFATGMQLLSRVILVQGTYIFALIAYRHIVAAICVAPFALYFEREKEKKFNWSVWFWLFLNGLMGMTMALGLFYYGLRDTTAAYSVNFLNLVPICTFLTSIIFRMENLKIGTWGGRAKCIGAIMCVGGALATSLYKGKEFYIGHHHHHHSHHSAEISAVAAHKTRMFRGTFFLVGACCSYTAWFILQVKLVKVFPLRYWGTMLSCVMAAIQSAVIGACVNQSKEAWRLDWNLQLITILYSGALATAATFCLLSWAITIKGPTYPPMFNPLALIFVAISEAIILGEPLRVGTLLGMVLIIMGLYYFLWGKRNEVPRLPQTNVAAAELSTSMADHSTVVVPSSFPNESVHLHINKTQKI; from the exons ATGGGAAACACAGAGAGAATTGAAAGTATGAAGGAATGGTTCAAATCATCACAAGCACTTCTTAGTATGTTATTAGTGCAAATATTTGCAACTGGGATGCAACTTCTATCAAGAGTCATTTTGGTTCAAGGGACTTACATTTTTGCACTCATTGCTTATCGACATATTGTTGCTGCTATTTGTGTTGCTCCTTTTGCACTCTATTTTGAAAG GGAAAAGGAGAAGAAATTCAATTGGAGTGTTTGGTTCTGGCTTTTCCTTAACGGATTAATGGG GATGACAATGGCTCTAGGGTTATTCTATTATGGTCTTCGAGACACAACTGCTGCTTATTCAGTCAATTTTCTCAACTTGGTACCTATTTGCACATTCTTAACCTCTATAATATTCAG AATGGAGAATTTGAAGATTGGAACATGGGGTGGTAGAGCCAAGTGTATAGGAGCTATTATGTGTGTTGGTGGAGCATTAGCAACGAGTCTTTACAAAGGGAAGGAATTTTATATtggtcatcatcatcatcatcatagtcACCATTCTGCTGAGATTAGTGCTGTTGCAGCACACAAAACTCGCATGTTTCGTGGCACTTTCTTTTTGGTTGGAGCATGCTGTTCTTACACTGCTTGGTTTATTCTTCAA GTAAAATTGGTGAAGGTATTTCCGTTGAGGTATTGGGGAACAATGCTATCATGTGTTATGGCGGCGATTCAGTCAGCAGTAATAGGCGCATGCGTAAATCAAAGTAAAGAAGCTTGGAGATTAGACTGGAATCTTCAGCTTATTACTATACTTTACTCG GGAGCATTGGCTACTGCTGCTACATTTTGTTTACTATCATGGGCAATTACCATTAAAGGACCTACTTACCCTCCGATGTTTAATCCGTTGGCTCTTATTTTCGTTGCCATATCAGAGGCTATCATACTTGGCGAACCGTTAAGGGTTGGAAC TTTGCTAGGCATGGTTTTGATCATAATGGGATTGTACTACTTTCTATGGGGGAAAAGGAATGAGGTACCACGTTTGCCTCAAACAAATGTAGCTGCTGCAGAATTATCAACAAGTATGGCTGATCACTCTACTGTTGTAGTGCCAAGTTCTTTTCCAAATGAAAGTGTACATCTTCACATTAATAAAACTCAGAAAATCTGA